A stretch of the Geovibrio thiophilus genome encodes the following:
- a CDS encoding efflux RND transporter permease subunit has translation MSNFFIDRPIFAWVIAIIIMLAGVLAIETLPVEQYPQIAPPTVTINASYPGASAETLENSVTQVIEQKLVGIDYLRYFASTSDGTGNVEITLTFEPEANPDIAQVQTQNKIQSAMSSLPQEVQQLGVTVEKSNNSFLMVVGLYSKDGSMTQNQIGDYISSNMADPLSRVLGVGSLQVFGQPFSMRIWLNPDKLNSYNLNTDEIISAVSAQNADVSAGQLGGNPAVDGQQINATITAQSRLKTVEDFENIFLKVNTDGSQIRLKDVARIELGVQNYDFVSRYMGKPAAGMAVSLATGANALETANSVKAKVAELEEFMPEGMEVVYPYDTTPFVKISIEEVVKTLLEAIVLVFLIMYLFLQNFRATLIPTIAVPVVLLGTFGILSAFGFTINVLTMFAMILAIGLLVDDAIVVVENVERVMSEEGLSPKDATRKSMNQITGALVGIALVLSAVFVPMAFFKGSTGAIYRQFSITIVSAMVLSVVVALVLTPSLCASMLKPVEKGHKEHMTGFFGWFNRMFNRSRTAYRTSVGYVAARAFRFFIIYVVIIAGLGYMFTKIPTSFLPDEDQGMMFVQVSTPPGATQERTLESVKKVEKYFLEQEQETVASIFTVTGFSFAGRGSNTAMGFVRLKDWEERTEEHQKVFAVAQRAMVNLSSIKDAFVFAFYPPPIIALGNATGFDLQLLDRGGLGHEALVNARNQLLGMAGQDKRLVGVRPNGFDDVPQFKIHVDHEKASALGVSISDINNTLKTAWGSSYINDFLHEQRIKKVYIQGDAEYRMLPEDIYKWYVKNSNGDMVPFSSFATAEWEYGSPKLERYNGASSQEIMGAPASGISSGEAMQIMEEYAGQLPTGISLEWTGISYEERAAGAQTGLLYGLSLLIVFLSLAALYESWSVPFAVMLIVPLGIVGTVAATLSAGLANDVYFQVGMLTTIGLASKNAILIVEFAKDLHDSGYGLLRSAMIASEQRLRPILMTSLAFILGVTPLAISNGAGSASQNAIGIGVIGGMTSATFLAILFVPMFFIVIMKQFGKRTDADAKETKNGK, from the coding sequence ATGTCAAATTTCTTCATAGATCGTCCCATTTTCGCATGGGTGATTGCCATCATAATAATGCTTGCGGGAGTTCTCGCCATTGAGACCCTTCCTGTGGAGCAGTATCCGCAGATCGCCCCTCCCACGGTGACGATCAACGCAAGCTATCCGGGCGCATCAGCGGAAACGCTGGAAAACAGCGTTACTCAGGTTATAGAGCAGAAGCTTGTGGGTATTGACTATCTTCGTTACTTCGCGTCCACCAGTGACGGAACGGGTAACGTTGAGATTACACTGACGTTTGAACCGGAAGCAAATCCGGATATTGCGCAGGTACAGACTCAGAACAAGATTCAGTCCGCAATGTCCTCCCTTCCGCAGGAGGTTCAGCAGCTCGGTGTTACGGTCGAAAAATCGAACAACAGCTTTCTCATGGTTGTGGGTCTTTACTCTAAAGACGGCTCCATGACCCAGAACCAGATTGGCGACTACATAAGCTCAAACATGGCAGACCCGCTCAGCAGGGTTCTCGGCGTGGGTTCGCTTCAGGTTTTCGGTCAGCCCTTCTCCATGCGCATATGGCTAAACCCTGACAAGCTTAACAGCTATAATCTGAACACCGATGAAATTATAAGCGCTGTCAGTGCGCAGAACGCGGATGTTTCCGCAGGGCAGCTCGGCGGTAACCCCGCTGTGGACGGTCAGCAGATCAATGCTACAATCACCGCTCAGTCAAGGCTTAAAACTGTTGAGGATTTTGAAAACATCTTTCTTAAAGTAAACACCGACGGTTCGCAGATCCGCCTGAAGGATGTGGCAAGGATTGAGCTCGGCGTTCAGAATTATGACTTCGTGTCCCGCTATATGGGTAAGCCTGCCGCGGGCATGGCGGTGAGTCTCGCCACAGGTGCGAATGCCCTTGAAACCGCAAACAGTGTTAAGGCAAAGGTCGCTGAACTTGAGGAGTTTATGCCGGAGGGTATGGAAGTCGTCTACCCTTATGACACTACCCCTTTCGTGAAAATATCTATCGAAGAGGTTGTGAAAACCCTTCTCGAAGCGATTGTGCTGGTGTTCCTCATCATGTATCTGTTTCTTCAGAACTTCAGGGCAACGCTGATCCCCACGATAGCCGTTCCCGTTGTTCTTTTGGGTACGTTCGGAATACTTTCGGCGTTCGGTTTCACCATCAACGTTCTTACGATGTTTGCTATGATTCTCGCCATCGGTCTTCTTGTGGATGATGCCATAGTTGTTGTGGAAAACGTTGAAAGGGTTATGAGCGAGGAAGGTCTTTCTCCCAAGGACGCCACAAGGAAATCAATGAACCAGATCACAGGCGCCCTTGTGGGTATAGCCCTTGTTCTTTCTGCGGTTTTCGTCCCCATGGCGTTCTTCAAGGGATCAACAGGAGCCATATACCGCCAGTTCTCCATTACGATAGTTTCGGCGATGGTGCTTTCGGTTGTTGTCGCCCTAGTGCTTACACCTTCCCTTTGCGCGTCAATGCTCAAACCTGTGGAAAAAGGGCACAAGGAGCACATGACAGGCTTCTTCGGCTGGTTCAACCGCATGTTCAACCGCAGCAGAACCGCTTACAGAACAAGTGTCGGATATGTGGCGGCAAGAGCATTCAGGTTTTTCATTATTTATGTGGTGATCATTGCCGGTCTCGGTTATATGTTCACCAAAATACCAACATCATTCCTTCCCGATGAGGATCAGGGTATGATGTTCGTACAGGTTTCCACACCTCCCGGAGCCACTCAGGAAAGAACCCTTGAGAGCGTGAAGAAGGTTGAGAAATACTTCCTTGAACAGGAGCAGGAAACTGTGGCGAGTATATTCACAGTTACGGGCTTCAGCTTTGCCGGACGCGGCTCCAACACCGCAATGGGCTTCGTTCGTCTTAAGGACTGGGAAGAGAGGACAGAAGAGCATCAGAAGGTGTTTGCAGTGGCGCAGAGAGCCATGGTGAACCTCTCCTCCATAAAAGACGCTTTTGTGTTCGCATTCTATCCGCCCCCAATTATCGCACTGGGCAACGCTACAGGCTTCGATCTTCAGCTTCTTGACAGAGGCGGTCTGGGGCATGAGGCGCTTGTGAATGCGAGAAACCAGCTTCTCGGCATGGCGGGGCAGGATAAAAGGCTTGTGGGCGTGCGCCCCAACGGCTTTGACGATGTGCCTCAGTTCAAGATCCATGTGGATCATGAAAAGGCAAGCGCACTCGGCGTTTCCATCAGCGATATAAACAACACTCTGAAAACAGCTTGGGGTTCGTCATACATAAACGACTTCCTCCACGAACAGCGTATCAAAAAAGTGTACATTCAGGGTGACGCAGAGTACAGGATGCTGCCTGAGGATATATATAAATGGTACGTAAAGAACAGCAATGGCGATATGGTTCCCTTTTCTTCTTTTGCGACTGCGGAATGGGAATACGGATCGCCGAAGCTTGAGCGCTACAACGGTGCTTCATCTCAGGAGATCATGGGTGCTCCCGCTTCGGGGATAAGCTCCGGTGAGGCTATGCAGATCATGGAGGAATACGCAGGGCAGCTTCCCACGGGCATCAGCCTTGAGTGGACGGGAATATCATATGAAGAGCGTGCGGCGGGCGCCCAGACAGGGCTTCTTTACGGACTTTCGCTTCTCATCGTGTTCCTGTCTCTTGCGGCGCTGTACGAAAGCTGGTCTGTACCCTTTGCCGTCATGCTCATAGTGCCTCTTGGTATTGTGGGAACCGTCGCGGCGACACTCTCCGCCGGACTTGCCAATGACGTTTATTTTCAGGTGGGTATGCTTACCACAATCGGTCTGGCATCGAAAAACGCCATCCTGATCGTTGAGTTCGCAAAAGACCTCCACGACAGCGGCTACGGGCTGCTCCGGTCCGCTATGATAGCCTCAGAGCAGAGGCTCAGACCGATCCTTATGACTTCACTGGCGTTCATACTCGGCGTTACTCCCCTTGCCATATCAAACGGCGCGGGCTCAGCCAGCCAGAACGCCATAGGTATAGGCGTTATCGGCGGTATGACCTCCGCCACATTCCTTGCCATACTGTTTGTTCCGATGTTTTTTATTGTTATAATGAAGCAGTTCGGAAAACGCACAGATGCTGACGCTAAGGAGACTAAGAATGGTAAGTAA
- a CDS encoding CsgG/HfaB family protein, with protein MSGKIMILAVTALLMSGCAPKITESVLMPAGAEGISGIRSVAVIQLYGNYGAKITPSVENVLASAEVQGSRYFTVADRQNLNRIMQEQKLQVSGVADEVTAVKLGRLTGVQGIFTGSAEMSVSTERYTAERSRCSSRDKKGKCTAYVNYTVTCIEKNAEIVFLPKLIDVSTALLAYSDRISSSSTDRTCPDSSIAPASDESLLSAAESGVLNKFRKQIAPYTAGVTFTLMKSDDGIKESEGRKLLKFSLDFAEAGRMDRACEMWLEGSEKYPQSPAFLHNLGLCSEIKADYDKALELYKRADRLTDEPDKVLGAALSRTEMRIQERELLKKQLQ; from the coding sequence ATGAGCGGAAAGATAATGATACTCGCAGTCACAGCTCTGTTGATGTCCGGATGTGCGCCGAAGATAACCGAAAGCGTTCTCATGCCGGCGGGGGCGGAAGGAATATCAGGGATACGCAGTGTGGCGGTTATTCAGCTTTACGGCAATTACGGAGCGAAAATCACTCCGTCTGTGGAAAATGTGCTGGCATCAGCCGAAGTGCAGGGGAGCAGATATTTCACCGTCGCCGACAGGCAGAACTTGAACAGAATAATGCAGGAACAGAAGCTTCAGGTTTCAGGGGTGGCTGACGAAGTCACGGCGGTTAAGCTCGGCAGACTCACGGGCGTGCAGGGTATTTTCACCGGTTCGGCTGAAATGTCCGTAAGCACGGAACGTTACACGGCAGAGCGGTCAAGGTGCTCCTCGCGGGATAAAAAAGGCAAATGCACCGCTTACGTAAACTATACTGTCACCTGCATTGAGAAGAATGCCGAAATTGTCTTTCTGCCAAAGCTCATTGATGTGTCAACCGCTCTGTTGGCGTATTCGGACAGAATCTCATCCTCTTCAACGGACAGAACCTGCCCGGACAGTTCCATCGCTCCCGCTTCGGATGAATCTCTGCTGTCAGCGGCAGAAAGCGGGGTTCTCAATAAATTCAGAAAACAGATAGCTCCTTATACCGCCGGAGTGACCTTCACACTGATGAAATCAGATGACGGAATAAAGGAGAGCGAAGGGAGAAAGCTCCTGAAGTTCTCTCTGGATTTCGCAGAGGCGGGGCGGATGGACAGGGCATGCGAAATGTGGCTGGAAGGGTCGGAGAAATATCCACAGTCTCCGGCGTTTCTGCACAATCTGGGGCTGTGCAGTGAGATAAAGGCTGATTACGACAAGGCTCTGGAGTTGTACAAAAGAGCAGACAGGCTCACGGATGAGCCGGATAAGGTGCTGGGTGCTGCCCTCTCCAGAACGGAAATGAGAATACAGGAGCGGGAGCTTCTCAAAAAGCAGCTTCAGTAA
- a CDS encoding efflux transporter outer membrane subunit: protein MVSKSIITAAAVSVIMAGCSMIPAYEKPASPVAASFPSGAAYAEADNGTANVAEIAWKDFFLAPELRALIEKALENNRDLRVAALNIESARAAYRIQRSNLLPDVNATGAFTRQRVPENASTTGSAYTASSYSVGIGIAAYELDFFGRVRSLSERALESYFATEEARNSAQITLISEVANAYITYLGDKEMLRLAEETLRTQKESYELIKKTYELGSATRLELEQAATAVENARISKVQYTRLTAQDLNALTLLAGIDIDESALQASLPDEVTALRALPAGVPSETLLNRPDIKGAEHSLKAANADIGAARAAFFPSITLTASAGLASSGLDDLFSSGSGLAWSFAPNINIPIFNAGRNKANLEVAKVSQKIAAAEYEKAIQTAFREVADQLAAKGTFTEQLEAQKSLAESTRRVYELADQRYKYGVSSYLEVLDAHRSLFAAEQGVISVRQQYLNNLVTLYKVLGGGQI from the coding sequence ATGGTAAGTAAAAGTATAATCACGGCTGCTGCCGTATCAGTAATCATGGCAGGATGCTCAATGATTCCCGCCTATGAAAAGCCCGCTTCCCCCGTTGCGGCGTCGTTCCCTTCGGGTGCGGCTTACGCAGAGGCGGACAACGGAACTGCGAATGTTGCGGAGATTGCGTGGAAGGATTTTTTCCTCGCTCCGGAGCTCAGAGCGCTTATCGAAAAGGCTCTGGAAAACAACAGGGATCTCCGTGTGGCGGCCCTTAACATAGAATCCGCCAGAGCGGCTTACCGCATTCAGCGCTCAAACCTTCTGCCGGATGTGAATGCCACAGGCGCGTTTACCCGCCAGCGTGTGCCTGAAAACGCAAGCACAACGGGCAGCGCGTACACGGCGTCAAGTTACAGCGTGGGCATAGGCATTGCCGCTTATGAGCTTGACTTCTTCGGCAGAGTGAGAAGCCTCAGCGAGAGAGCCCTCGAAAGCTACTTCGCAACGGAAGAGGCGAGAAACTCGGCGCAGATAACCCTCATCTCCGAAGTGGCTAACGCTTATATAACCTATCTGGGTGATAAGGAAATGCTGAGACTGGCCGAGGAAACCCTGAGAACTCAGAAGGAATCATACGAACTCATAAAAAAGACATATGAGCTGGGCAGCGCCACGAGGCTTGAACTTGAGCAGGCTGCGACAGCGGTGGAAAACGCCAGAATAAGCAAGGTTCAGTACACAAGGCTCACAGCGCAGGACTTGAATGCCCTTACGCTCCTTGCCGGAATCGACATAGACGAATCCGCCCTTCAGGCAAGCCTGCCTGATGAGGTGACTGCTCTTAGGGCTCTGCCCGCAGGCGTGCCTTCGGAAACCCTGTTGAACAGACCGGATATAAAAGGCGCGGAGCACTCTCTCAAAGCGGCTAACGCCGACATAGGGGCTGCAAGGGCTGCCTTCTTTCCGTCCATCACGCTGACAGCCTCCGCAGGGCTCGCAAGCAGCGGGCTTGATGATCTTTTCAGCTCAGGTTCCGGTCTTGCTTGGTCTTTCGCGCCGAATATAAACATTCCGATCTTCAATGCCGGACGCAACAAGGCTAATCTGGAGGTTGCGAAAGTGAGTCAGAAGATAGCTGCGGCGGAATATGAAAAAGCTATTCAGACCGCATTCCGTGAGGTTGCGGATCAGCTTGCCGCCAAGGGAACCTTCACAGAGCAGCTTGAGGCGCAGAAATCGCTTGCGGAATCGACCCGCAGGGTTTATGAGCTTGCCGATCAGCGTTACAAATACGGTGTGTCAAGCTACCTTGAGGTGCTGGACGCCCACCGCTCGCTTTTCGCTGCGGAGCAGGGAGTAATCTCTGTGAGACAGCAGTATTTAAACAATCTCGTCACCCTTTACAAGGTTCTGGGCGGCGGACAGATATAA
- a CDS encoding TetR/AcrR family transcriptional regulator, producing the protein MNLKKRKEVLDNLFKDRIVKTVIELIKENAGITMDEVAKRSGVSKGSLYNYFENKESLMEYVHAEMVSPITKGIEGIFKSGKKPSEMLLDLFESFFDVSDEVCLYFGFLDSHRTVEEDAKETHYLLIEPLAVIFRAGIETGEFVDVDPYILANTFAGMVIGTFGSYGFRNAEKTDFQNAKEEMLKLIKRLIIT; encoded by the coding sequence ATGAACCTTAAAAAAAGAAAAGAAGTTTTGGACAACCTTTTTAAAGATAGGATTGTCAAAACTGTTATAGAACTGATTAAGGAAAACGCCGGAATCACCATGGACGAGGTGGCTAAAAGATCCGGTGTTTCCAAGGGCTCGCTTTATAATTACTTCGAGAACAAGGAGAGCCTTATGGAATATGTACATGCGGAGATGGTATCTCCCATAACAAAGGGAATAGAGGGAATATTTAAAAGCGGTAAGAAACCGTCTGAAATGCTTTTGGATCTTTTCGAGAGTTTTTTCGATGTCAGCGATGAGGTATGCCTGTATTTCGGCTTTCTGGATTCGCACCGCACAGTTGAGGAGGATGCAAAGGAGACTCACTATCTGCTGATAGAGCCTCTGGCAGTTATTTTCAGAGCAGGTATTGAGACAGGAGAGTTCGTAGATGTAGATCCGTATATTCTTGCGAACACGTTCGCAGGAATGGTCATAGGCACATTCGGTTCCTACGGGTTCAGAAATGCGGAGAAAACCGACTTTCAGAACGCGAAAGAGGAAATGTTGAAGCTGATAAAACGGCTGATAATCACATAG
- a CDS encoding ATP-binding protein translates to MKRYFSERPVRTQMLMMIFAVLMLQLMISGLIFSGMVADFLRFQIGEKALNIAQTMTTIPLIQKSLAERKDESGRVQAMAEDIRHKTGAAYVVVADNFGIRLSHPIKENIGRKFQGDDTDRATTRGEAYVSEAVGTLGPSVRGIAPVYHEGRIVGFVAVGYLKERVRATILEHQKKPLLFVFMMLATGLGAAVLIANHQKKITLGLEPAEIADLYLERNAIIDTIRAGIIAVNNENEIRLINKNAIRVLSLEKDYIGHHISGIFPPEYSSEVIRSRENMEDTSMTVNGVELLTNVMAVIHMGRVHGAVITFRRKNEITLLAQELNRIKKYSDILRVQSHEYSNKLHTVAGLIQLEAYQEALELILSETRIYQEMISFVNANVPDPIVSALLIGKHSRARELKIDFAIAENSRMTDMPSHIDREKIVTILGNILDNAFDAVIDSPVKQVLLTMKDSGRGIVFQVEDSGGGLEPDITEDIFKKGVSTKGENRGVGLYLVQNALMELRGSIGIAKSRLGGVSFRVTIPKEMYHEENKNGNS, encoded by the coding sequence ATGAAGCGCTATTTCTCCGAACGTCCCGTAAGGACGCAGATGCTTATGATGATTTTCGCCGTGCTTATGCTCCAGCTTATGATCAGCGGACTGATATTCTCCGGCATGGTCGCGGATTTCCTGCGGTTTCAGATAGGTGAAAAGGCGCTGAATATAGCCCAAACCATGACCACTATCCCCCTGATACAGAAATCCCTCGCCGAGAGAAAGGATGAGAGCGGACGTGTTCAGGCAATGGCGGAGGATATAAGACATAAAACAGGCGCCGCCTATGTTGTCGTGGCGGATAATTTCGGCATCCGCCTTTCACATCCCATAAAGGAGAACATTGGCAGAAAGTTTCAGGGAGACGACACGGACAGAGCAACAACCCGCGGAGAAGCGTACGTTTCCGAAGCCGTTGGTACTCTGGGACCCTCCGTAAGAGGCATAGCGCCTGTTTACCATGAAGGGAGGATAGTCGGCTTCGTGGCCGTGGGCTACCTCAAGGAGAGAGTGCGGGCGACAATCCTTGAGCACCAGAAGAAGCCGCTGCTCTTCGTATTCATGATGCTTGCCACAGGGCTGGGCGCGGCGGTGCTCATAGCTAACCATCAGAAGAAAATAACCCTCGGGCTGGAACCGGCGGAGATAGCCGATCTTTACCTTGAACGCAACGCCATAATCGACACGATTCGCGCGGGGATAATAGCGGTAAACAACGAAAACGAAATAAGGCTGATAAATAAAAACGCCATCAGGGTTCTATCTCTTGAAAAGGACTATATCGGACACCATATAAGCGGAATATTCCCGCCGGAATACTCGTCAGAAGTGATCAGAAGCAGGGAGAACATGGAGGACACATCCATGACGGTAAACGGCGTTGAGCTTCTCACCAACGTTATGGCGGTCATCCACATGGGCAGGGTGCACGGAGCGGTAATAACCTTCAGACGGAAAAACGAAATAACCCTTCTGGCGCAGGAGCTCAACCGCATCAAAAAATACTCCGATATACTCAGAGTCCAGTCGCACGAATATTCCAACAAACTCCATACAGTTGCGGGGCTCATTCAGCTTGAGGCGTATCAGGAAGCGCTGGAGCTCATTCTCTCCGAAACCAGAATCTATCAGGAGATGATAAGCTTCGTGAACGCCAACGTGCCCGACCCCATAGTCTCCGCCCTGCTCATAGGTAAGCACAGCAGGGCAAGGGAGCTTAAAATTGACTTCGCCATAGCGGAAAACAGCCGCATGACGGACATGCCCTCGCATATTGACAGGGAAAAGATAGTGACAATCCTAGGCAACATACTGGACAACGCATTTGACGCTGTTATTGATTCACCGGTAAAGCAGGTTCTCCTCACGATGAAGGATTCGGGCAGAGGCATAGTTTTTCAGGTGGAGGATTCCGGCGGCGGGCTTGAGCCTGATATAACAGAAGATATATTCAAAAAAGGCGTAAGCACCAAGGGCGAGAACAGGGGCGTGGGGCTTTATCTTGTGCAGAACGCCCTCATGGAGCTGAGGGGCTCCATCGGCATAGCAAAAAGCAGGTTGGGCGGAGTATCCTTCAGAGTGACAATACCAAAGGAAATGTATCATGAAGAAAATAAGAACGGTAATAGTTGA
- a CDS encoding response regulator: MKKIRTVIVEDDLKISELHKRFTEKVEGFEVIGIANSLPNGEEMVDVLEPELVLLDLFFPEGNGMQLLKKMREKGKSVDVILITAAKEVGSLQEALRGGAFDYLVKPVIFDRFKASLEKFRTYRTELMKNSVLEQQMIDRLIHPASEAPDEGGLPKGIDPITLRKICAVFEEEGADGYSAEDVGRKINASRNTARRYLEYLLASGFLYADIDYGTVGRPERIFRRMTI, translated from the coding sequence ATGAAGAAAATAAGAACGGTAATAGTTGAGGACGACCTTAAAATATCCGAGCTCCACAAGCGTTTCACCGAAAAGGTGGAAGGCTTTGAGGTAATAGGAATCGCCAACAGCCTCCCGAACGGTGAGGAGATGGTGGATGTGCTTGAGCCGGAGCTTGTGCTTCTGGATCTGTTTTTTCCGGAAGGGAACGGCATGCAGCTCCTTAAAAAAATGCGGGAAAAGGGCAAATCGGTGGATGTCATTCTGATCACCGCCGCAAAGGAGGTCGGCTCATTGCAGGAGGCTCTGCGGGGCGGCGCTTTTGACTACCTTGTGAAACCCGTAATCTTTGACAGATTTAAGGCATCGCTGGAAAAATTCCGCACATACCGAACCGAGCTTATGAAAAATTCCGTGCTGGAGCAGCAGATGATAGACAGACTCATTCACCCCGCTTCGGAGGCTCCGGATGAAGGCGGGCTCCCCAAGGGCATAGACCCCATAACGCTGCGGAAGATATGCGCCGTGTTCGAGGAGGAAGGAGCAGACGGCTACTCCGCTGAGGATGTGGGCAGAAAGATAAACGCCAGCCGCAACACGGCAAGACGCTATCTGGAATATCTGCTCGCCTCAGGCTTTCTGTACGCAGACATAGACTACGGAACAGTGGGCAGACCGGAACGGATTTTCAGGAGAATGACTATATAG
- a CDS encoding efflux RND transporter periplasmic adaptor subunit — MNSKLLVFAGLAAAVVIGLVIWKSGSSATAAQPQGGGERPPAEVTVYTVKTESVIFTKELPGRTSAVRVAEIRPQVSGIIIKRLFKEGGSVSAGQQLYQIDSAPFQAAYDSAQAELMRAEASLQSAAPKAERYTELVKVGGVSSQEYDDAVTALAQAKASVAAAKAAVATAKINLDYTKVFSPISGHIGKSSVTEGALVTANQANALARVQQLDSIYVDVSQSAEAVMKLRRMVTEDGTLGSSAEVELLIGNKPYGHKGVMQFSDVTVDETTGMVQLRVLFPNPERELLPGLFVKASVGQAKDDAAILIPQQAAVRNADGSVIVWAVDAENTVNPRPVQVSDALGNKWLVSSGLQSGDRVVVEGLQKIAPGAKVNPVEQKAE, encoded by the coding sequence ATGAATTCAAAGTTATTGGTTTTCGCAGGTTTAGCTGCTGCGGTTGTTATTGGTTTGGTTATATGGAAAAGCGGAAGCAGCGCTACCGCAGCCCAGCCGCAGGGCGGGGGGGAAAGACCGCCCGCAGAGGTCACTGTTTATACGGTGAAGACGGAGTCGGTTATCTTTACAAAAGAACTGCCCGGACGCACCTCAGCAGTGAGAGTGGCGGAGATACGCCCGCAGGTTTCGGGAATCATAATTAAAAGACTTTTTAAAGAGGGCGGCAGTGTAAGTGCCGGACAGCAGCTTTATCAGATAGACTCCGCTCCTTTTCAGGCGGCTTATGACAGCGCTCAGGCGGAGCTGATGAGGGCTGAGGCGAGTCTCCAGTCCGCAGCTCCCAAAGCTGAGAGATACACCGAGCTTGTAAAAGTGGGCGGTGTCAGCTCACAGGAGTATGATGACGCTGTTACCGCTCTGGCGCAGGCAAAGGCATCGGTTGCGGCAGCCAAGGCGGCTGTTGCCACAGCAAAAATTAATCTCGATTACACCAAGGTTTTTTCCCCTATATCCGGGCATATCGGCAAATCGTCCGTGACGGAGGGCGCTCTTGTTACGGCTAATCAGGCAAACGCCCTTGCGAGGGTTCAGCAGCTTGACAGCATATATGTCGACGTAAGTCAGTCAGCGGAGGCAGTAATGAAGCTCCGCCGGATGGTTACGGAGGATGGAACACTGGGCTCAAGCGCAGAGGTTGAGCTTCTCATAGGCAACAAGCCATACGGACATAAAGGTGTCATGCAGTTCTCGGATGTTACTGTGGATGAGACGACAGGAATGGTTCAGCTCCGTGTTCTTTTCCCCAACCCCGAAAGGGAGCTTCTTCCCGGGCTTTTTGTTAAGGCAAGTGTCGGGCAGGCGAAGGACGATGCCGCTATTCTCATTCCTCAGCAGGCTGCGGTGAGAAACGCCGACGGCAGCGTGATAGTTTGGGCGGTTGACGCTGAAAACACAGTTAACCCCCGTCCTGTTCAGGTTTCAGACGCTTTGGGCAATAAATGGCTTGTCAGCTCCGGTCTTCAGTCCGGCGACAGAGTTGTTGTTGAAGGTCTTCAGAAAATAGCCCCCGGCGCAAAAGTAAACCCGGTTGAACAGAAAGCCGAATAG
- a CDS encoding anaerobic C4-dicarboxylate transporter, whose product MLYLEFLFLLLMLYIGSRFGGIGLGVVSGIGLLVEVLIFKMPPTSPPITVMLIILAVVTCASILEAAGGLKYMLQIAEKILRSNPKKVTIIGPLVTYTMTVMLGTGHAVYTIMPIIGDVALKNGIRPERPMASASVASQMGITASPISAAVVYYLSELSGLTEGLSLLSILAVTLPATLLGTIAMSIYSIYRGKELKDDPEFQKRMQDPIWRERIENTTATTLNDKLPDSARHAVFLFLASLGVIVIFGMFPSLRTIEGMPKPVDMATLIQMMMLAFGGIILIVTKTKPSLIPEGVVFKSGMVACIAIFGIAWMSDTYFQYAMPVFKVSITEMVQAYPWSFALAMFIVSVVVNSQAATCKMMLPVGLGLGLPPALLIGIMPSSYGYFFIPNYPSDIATCTFDTTGTTKIGKFYFNHSFMVPGLIGVTTACCVGYALALFII is encoded by the coding sequence ATGCTGTACTTGGAATTTTTATTTCTTCTTCTCATGCTATACATCGGCAGCCGTTTCGGCGGTATAGGGCTCGGAGTTGTTTCGGGCATCGGTCTTCTGGTTGAGGTTCTTATCTTCAAAATGCCCCCCACCTCTCCTCCTATAACAGTCATGCTGATAATCCTTGCCGTGGTGACATGCGCATCCATACTCGAAGCGGCCGGCGGTCTGAAGTATATGCTTCAGATTGCGGAAAAGATTCTGCGATCGAACCCGAAGAAAGTCACAATAATAGGACCTCTTGTGACATACACAATGACAGTGATGCTCGGCACCGGACACGCCGTCTACACCATAATGCCGATCATCGGCGATGTTGCCCTGAAAAACGGTATACGCCCCGAACGCCCCATGGCATCAGCCTCTGTCGCCTCGCAGATGGGCATAACCGCAAGCCCGATTTCCGCTGCTGTGGTCTACTACCTCTCTGAGCTTTCAGGGCTGACCGAAGGGCTGAGCCTGCTTTCCATCCTTGCGGTAACACTGCCCGCAACGCTGCTCGGCACAATCGCAATGTCGATATACAGCATATACAGGGGCAAGGAGCTTAAGGACGATCCGGAATTTCAGAAACGCATGCAGGACCCCATCTGGCGTGAAAGAATCGAAAATACCACTGCAACAACCCTTAACGATAAGCTGCCCGATTCTGCCCGCCACGCTGTTTTCCTGTTTCTTGCTTCTCTCGGTGTAATAGTAATTTTCGGTATGTTCCCCTCTTTGCGAACTATAGAAGGCATGCCCAAGCCTGTCGACATGGCGACACTCATACAGATGATGATGCTCGCCTTCGGCGGTATAATACTCATAGTCACAAAAACCAAGCCCTCGCTGATTCCCGAAGGCGTGGTTTTCAAATCAGGTATGGTTGCGTGCATCGCCATCTTCGGCATTGCATGGATGAGCGACACATACTTCCAGTACGCCATGCCCGTTTTCAAAGTTTCCATAACAGAGATGGTGCAGGCATATCCATGGTCGTTCGCTCTGGCGATGTTTATTGTCTCCGTGGTGGTAAACTCACAGGCGGCGACATGCAAGATGATGCTCCCCGTGGGCTTGGGTCTGGGTCTGCCCCCTGCGCTGCTCATAGGCATAATGCCCTCCAGCTACGGATATTTCTTCATACCCAACTATCCGTCGGATATTGCCACATGTACTTTCGACACCACAGGAACCACAAAGATAGGCAAATTTTATTTTAACCACAGCTTCATGGTTCCCGGTCTCATAGGAGTGACAACAGCCTGCTGCGTTGGATACGCTCTGGCTCTGTTCATAATCTGA